Within Desulforegula conservatrix Mb1Pa, the genomic segment CACGATCAAACAGTTCTGAGGCATTCTGTTCAAGCTCTTTCTTCCAGGCTGATATCTGATTGGAATGCACACCAAACTGATCGGATAATTCCGAGAGGGTTTTGTCTCCCTTCAAAGCCGCTAACGCCACTTTAGCCTTGAATGCTGGTCCGTGATTTCTTCTGATTCCTTTTGCCATTCTTCTGCTCCTTTTTTTTGATGTTCTAATAAAGCAGATTTTCACTTAAATGGCTGTCCAATTTTTCCAGACCAGCTCTAAATATATAAATTTTAGAATGAGTAATTTTAGTAAAAAAACGGCAAAAACATAACTGAAAAGGAGGTTTTAATAATAAGTATAAAACACAGGGAAATTACAATACCGGAAATTTAACTTAAAAACAAAGACTCCAAAAGCAGAAACTTAATAAGTGTAACTCCAGAACTTCAGGCCCGTTTGCTAATGCAGACGGGCCTGATTGTTTTTGATATGAATTTAAGCGATTACGGCCAGTACTGAGTTTTTAGGAACAGAATCGCCAGACGAAAAGGCTATTTTTTTGATTGTTCCGCTTATGGGTGAGGCTATGGCGTTTTCCATTTTCATTGCTTCAAGCACAACTACTGTTTCGCCTTTATTTACGCTTTCGCCTTCTTTTTTTTCATAACGTGCCACCATTCCTGGCATTGGGGCTGTTATGACTGCTTCTCCATTTTTTACCACGGTTTCTTCTGTCTTTTCGCCAGAAGTCTGCTTTGATTTGTTTTCAAAAGAATTCAGATTGCCAGTCTTTTTGATGTTTTTTAGAACTGGCGTTTTTTCTGATTCGTCCACCCATACTTCGAAAACATCTCCGCCAACAGCTACTTTATAGCTTCTTGCTTTTGTTCCGATTCCTTCTGGTAATGCTTTTTCATTTTCCTTGAGCTGCGTTGATTTGTCTGCTTGGCTTTTTTCGGTTTTGGCAGCTTTTTCGAGCCCATATTTTGTTTTTAGAAATTTTTTTCCAGTGACAGGAAACATTGCATAAAGAATCACATCTTCAGTGTTTTCAGATATTTCCTTAATCTCTTGCTTTGCTCTTTCAAGCTCAGGTTCAAGGATATCGGCAGGTTTACATGTGATCGGCTGACTTCCGCGCTGGTATCCAATGAGAGCTTTTTTCTGGATTTCAGGATCAATCTGAACCGGAGTTCTTCCGTAAAGGCCGAAGCACAGATCTTTCACCTGGTCAGTCACCATTTTGTATCTCTCGTCAGGGGTGTCAAAAAGAACATTATTCATGGTCTGGGTTCCGATGATCTGACTTGACGGTGTTACAAGGGGAGGTTGCCCAAGTTCTTTTCTGACCCTTGGAAGCTCCCGGT encodes:
- a CDS encoding transposase; translation: MAKGIRRNHGPAFKAKVALAALKGDKTLSELSDQFGVHSNQISAWKKELEQNASELFDR